One Narcine bancroftii isolate sNarBan1 chromosome 3, sNarBan1.hap1, whole genome shotgun sequence DNA window includes the following coding sequences:
- the socs3b gene encoding suppressor of cytokine signaling 3b, with translation MVTHSKFDGMSRPVDAPAQRLSYRLKTFSSKSEYNLIVNTVRKLKESGFYWSTMSGAEANILLSSERVGTFLIRDSSDNRHFFTLSVKTESGTKNLRIQCENCFFFLQTDPKSTQTVPKFDCVLKLIHHYMPSKSADSGNVKRVYFIYSGGDKIPLVLSRPLSSSVSTLQHLCRKTVNGHVEVSGKTQELPLPVRQFLQDYDAPV, from the coding sequence ATGGTAACGCACAGTAAATTTGACGGGATGAGCCGTCCTGTCGATGCGCCGGCCCAGAGATTGTCTTATCGACTGaaaaccttctcctccaaaagCGAGTACAATCTGATCGTGAACACCGTGCGGAAACTCAAGGAGAGTGGCTTCTACTGGAGTACAATGAGCGGGGCGGAGGCGAACATCCTCCTGAGCTCGGAGCGGGTGGGGACATTCCTCATCAGGGACAGCTCGGACAATAGGCATTTCTTTACCCTCAGTGTTAAAACAGAATCGGGAACCAAAAATCTTAGGATACAGTGCGAAAACTGCTTCTTTTTCCTGCAAACGGACCCCAAAAGCACTCAAACGGTTCCTAAATTTGACTGTGTGTTAAAGTTGATTCACCATTATATGCCTTCAAAATCTGCAGACTCAGGGAATGTGAAAAGGGTCTACTTCATTTATTCCGGAGGGGATAAGATTCCACTGGTGCTGTCCAGGCCTCTGTCATCCAGTGTTTCAACTCTGCAGCACCTCTGTAGGAAAACTGTCAATGGACATGTGGAGGTATCTGGCAAAACCCAAGAACTACCGTTGCCTGTCAGACAGTTTCTACAGGATTACGATGCCCCGGTGTAA